The proteins below come from a single Rhizobium etli CFN 42 genomic window:
- a CDS encoding Gfo/Idh/MocA family protein, which translates to MRLLILGTGGMANQHAAHFKAMEGVSVVGGVDVVPERLAAFCTEHGVANHFTTLEEALAWGEFDAVANVTPDSIHHPTTLQAIAAGKHVFCEKPLATDAAKAMEMTEAIERAGKVGMVNLTYRNSPALQKGRQMVLAGEIGAVRHVEASHLQSWLVGRHWGDWRSESKWLWRLSKKHGSNGALGDIGIHIVDFASYGSGLDIAHVFARLKTFDKAPDHRIGEYDLDANDSFTMNVDFTNGAIGTIQATRTAAGQMDQLRLRVYGETGSIEMIYDTGKSTLRACLGEDVHTATWRDVPFDPVETNYQRFVQAVRAGKTQEPSFRRAANVQKVLDKALASDLSHADEALA; encoded by the coding sequence ATGCGTCTACTCATTCTCGGAACCGGCGGCATGGCCAATCAGCACGCCGCCCACTTCAAGGCGATGGAAGGCGTCAGCGTCGTCGGCGGCGTCGATGTCGTCCCCGAGCGGCTTGCGGCCTTCTGCACCGAACATGGTGTCGCCAATCACTTCACCACGCTCGAGGAGGCGCTCGCCTGGGGCGAATTTGATGCAGTGGCGAACGTCACGCCCGATAGTATCCACCACCCGACCACGCTTCAGGCGATCGCCGCCGGCAAACACGTCTTCTGCGAAAAGCCGCTCGCCACCGATGCCGCGAAAGCTATGGAAATGACCGAGGCGATCGAGCGGGCCGGCAAGGTCGGCATGGTCAATCTCACCTACCGCAATTCGCCGGCCCTGCAGAAGGGCCGGCAGATGGTGCTCGCCGGCGAGATCGGCGCGGTGCGCCACGTCGAGGCGTCGCATCTACAAAGCTGGCTGGTCGGCCGCCATTGGGGTGACTGGAGGAGCGAAAGCAAATGGCTCTGGCGGCTGAGTAAAAAGCACGGCTCAAACGGCGCGCTCGGCGATATCGGGATCCACATCGTCGATTTCGCCTCTTATGGCTCCGGCCTCGATATCGCCCATGTCTTCGCGCGGCTGAAGACCTTCGACAAGGCACCTGACCACAGGATCGGCGAATATGATCTCGACGCTAATGACAGCTTCACGATGAATGTCGATTTCACCAACGGCGCGATCGGCACGATTCAGGCGACACGCACGGCCGCCGGCCAGATGGATCAGCTCCGTCTCCGGGTCTATGGTGAAACCGGCTCGATCGAGATGATCTACGATACTGGCAAATCGACGCTGCGCGCCTGCCTGGGCGAAGACGTGCACACGGCGACCTGGCGCGACGTGCCCTTTGATCCCGTCGAGACGAACTACCAGCGGTTCGTCCAGGCCGTCCGGGCGGGCAAGACCCAGGAACCCTCCTTCCGGCGCGCCGCCAACGTCCAGAAGGTGCTCGACAAGGCCCTTGCCTCCGATCTCAGCCACGCCGACGAGGCGCTTGCGTAA